The Carassius carassius chromosome 34, fCarCar2.1, whole genome shotgun sequence genome has a segment encoding these proteins:
- the LOC132114977 gene encoding mRNA export factor GLE1-like isoform X2, with product MHSENLRWETLGALKNSPKGKLKYSPDWLEMGEDVLAGCMEMSSLSPLSGQILKRLSPRPRIKTCSLTSCVRDTSPGLSEDFLVCASIPISPRQISSPTSSSPVSIHAEEEEQKKAEEIKAAPAASVSSPPVISVLSPRATQMAGCILMCEHKHKAKAKAELSLRQEQQERLVASVSNCESEQLKRYEEFMEPKQRQEYQSMRDMMEKETQESLGRQEKLREEHRHRMKILNLRLREAELERQREAELVRQRQVEGRERHRAINSIQEEVLQLNQLLQPRPSTHTDSALDHTPYITRGNQLCSQVSEVVPASADGQFPSVEDLTVAERVLQEMRSLVRNLQDEVAQAAERKRKEQEEEEEKKKRHDEPKAQQAEQKKNAAQSAKEKTRKQGLQTGADDNTLKWYNALQDSASRCTQAFDELSRAKDTQTKKLKMELQKAATTPVSQIPNISGAPLKEAFEKIDKLLSGRPVTSAGKTVSTSQHHQGLEFVSYKLAEKFVKQGEEEVASNHSAAFPIAAVASGIWELHPAIGELVLAHLHRKCPYAVPHYPPMERGTSVEDYQKILGYRVEDSKVEGQDSFLKRMSGMIHLYAAIIQMKWPYTSKQGLHPHGLNHGWRWLAQILNMEPLADITATILFDFLEVCGNALMRQYRGQFWKLILLIIEEYFPRIEAVTSTGQMGSVTRLKQFLETSLRTKQIPAPRSELGSAFFKS from the exons TGTTCGTGATACCAGTCCCGGACTCTCAGAAGATTTTTTAGTCTGCGCTTCGATTCCCATCAGTCCCAGACAGATTTCATCTCCTACCTCTTCGTCTCCGGTCTCCATCCACGCTGAGGAGGAAGAGCAGAAG aaagctgaagaaatcaaggcggCTCCTGCAGCAAGTGTCAGCTCACCTCCAGTGATTTCCGTCCTGTCACCCAGAGCCACACAGATGGCCGGCTGTATCCTCATGTGTGAGCACAAACACAAGGCCAAAGCAAAG GCGGAGCTGAGTCTCAGACAGGAGCAGCAGGAGCGGCTGGTGGCCAGCGTCTCTAACTGTGAGTCTGAGCAGCTCAAACGCTACGAGGAGTTCATGGAGCCTAAACAGAGACAGGAGTACCAGAGTATGAGAGACATGATGGAGAAAGA GACGCAGGAGAGTCTCGGCCGGCAGGAGAAGCTGCGAGAGGAACACAGACACAGAATGAAA ATCCTGAACCTGCGTCTGCGGGAGGCGGAGCTTGAGCGACAGCGGGAGGCGGAGCTTGTGCGTCAGCGGCAGGTGGAGGGCAGAGAGCGGCACAGAGCTATCAACTCCATACAGGAGGAGGTGCTACAGCTCAACCAGCTCCTACAGCCACGCCCCTCCACACATACAGACTCCGCCCTTGACCACACCCCCTACATCACCCGCGGGAACCAGCTCTGCTCGCAGGTCTCCGAGGTGGTGCCGGCATCTGCAGAT GGTCAGTTTCCCAGCGTGGAGGATTTGACCGTGGCGGAGCGAGTGCTACAGGAAATGAGGTCACTGGTCAGAAACCTTCAAGATGAGGTGGCACAGGCTGCCGAGAGGAAGAGGAAggagcaggaggaagaggaggagaagaagaaaagaCACGATGAGCCGAAAGCCCAACAAGCGGAGCAGAAGAAAAACGCAGCACAGTCCGCCAAAGAGAAGACAAGGAAACAGG GTCTGCAGACAGGGGCAGATGACAACACTTTAAAATGGTACAATGCACTGCAGGATTCGGCCAGTCGGTGCACTCAGGCGTTTGATGAGCTCAGCAGAGCTAAAGACACGCAG ACCAAGAAATTAAAAATGGAGCTCCAAAAGGCTGCGACCACACCTGTGAGCCAGATCCCAAACATCTCAG GTGCTCCGCTGAAGGAGGCCTTTGAGAAAATAGACAAGCTGTTGTCCGGTCGTCCAGTGACGTCCGCTGGAAAGACAGTGTCGACGTCCCAGCATCATCAGGGGCTGGAGTTTGTCAGTTATAAACTAGCGGAAAAGTTTGTG AAACAAGGAGAAGAGGAAGTGGCGTCCAATCATTCGGCAGCGTTTCCCATCGCCGCTGTGGCATCAGGCATCTGGGAACTGCATCCTGCAATCGGAGAACTTGTACTCGCTCACCTCCACAGGAAGTGCCCATACGCTGTGCCACACTATCCACCGATGGAGCGAGGCACGTCTGTGGAGGATTACCAGAA GATTCTGGGATACCGTGTGGAGGACTCTAAAGTGGAAGGCCAGGACAGTTTTCTGAAGAGGATGTCGGGAATGATTCATCTCTACGCAGCAATAATTCAGATGAAATGGCCTTATACCAGCAAACAAGGG CTTCATCCTCACGGCTTGAATCACGGCTGGCGTTGGCTCGCACAAATCCTCAACATGGAGCCACTCGCTGACATCACGGCTACTATTCTCTTCGACTTCCTAGAG GTCTGTGGAAACGCTTTGATGAGACAATATCGAGGGCAGTTCTGGAAACTGATATTGCTTATTATTGAAGAATACTTTCCGAG GATCGAAGCGGTCACCAGCACCGGTCAGATGGGCTCCGTAACCAGACTCAAACAGTTTCTAGAG ACGTCTTTAAGAACCAAGCAGATTCCCGCTCCCAGGAGCGAGCTTGGCTCCGCCTTCTTCAAGTCCTGA
- the LOC132114977 gene encoding mRNA export factor GLE1-like isoform X1: MHSENLRWETLGALKNSPKGKLKYSPDWLEMGEDVLAGCMEMSSLSPLSGQILKRLSPRPRIKTCSLTSCVRDTSPGLSEDFLVCASIPISPRQISSPTSSSPVSIHAEEEEQKKAEEIKAAPAASVSSPPVISVLSPRATQMAGCILMCEHKHKAKAKAELSLRQEQQERLVASVSNCESEQLKRYEEFMEPKQRQEYQSMRDMMEKETQESLGRQEKLREEHRHRMKILNLRLREAELERQREAELVRQRQVEGRERHRAINSIQEEVLQLNQLLQPRPSTHTDSALDHTPYITRGNQLCSQVSEVVPASADGQFPSVEDLTVAERVLQEMRSLVRNLQDEVAQAAERKRKEQEEEEEKKKRHDEPKAQQAEQKKNAAQSAKEKTRKQGEGAGLQTGADDNTLKWYNALQDSASRCTQAFDELSRAKDTQTKKLKMELQKAATTPVSQIPNISGAPLKEAFEKIDKLLSGRPVTSAGKTVSTSQHHQGLEFVSYKLAEKFVKQGEEEVASNHSAAFPIAAVASGIWELHPAIGELVLAHLHRKCPYAVPHYPPMERGTSVEDYQKILGYRVEDSKVEGQDSFLKRMSGMIHLYAAIIQMKWPYTSKQGLHPHGLNHGWRWLAQILNMEPLADITATILFDFLEVCGNALMRQYRGQFWKLILLIIEEYFPRIEAVTSTGQMGSVTRLKQFLETSLRTKQIPAPRSELGSAFFKS; this comes from the exons TGTTCGTGATACCAGTCCCGGACTCTCAGAAGATTTTTTAGTCTGCGCTTCGATTCCCATCAGTCCCAGACAGATTTCATCTCCTACCTCTTCGTCTCCGGTCTCCATCCACGCTGAGGAGGAAGAGCAGAAG aaagctgaagaaatcaaggcggCTCCTGCAGCAAGTGTCAGCTCACCTCCAGTGATTTCCGTCCTGTCACCCAGAGCCACACAGATGGCCGGCTGTATCCTCATGTGTGAGCACAAACACAAGGCCAAAGCAAAG GCGGAGCTGAGTCTCAGACAGGAGCAGCAGGAGCGGCTGGTGGCCAGCGTCTCTAACTGTGAGTCTGAGCAGCTCAAACGCTACGAGGAGTTCATGGAGCCTAAACAGAGACAGGAGTACCAGAGTATGAGAGACATGATGGAGAAAGA GACGCAGGAGAGTCTCGGCCGGCAGGAGAAGCTGCGAGAGGAACACAGACACAGAATGAAA ATCCTGAACCTGCGTCTGCGGGAGGCGGAGCTTGAGCGACAGCGGGAGGCGGAGCTTGTGCGTCAGCGGCAGGTGGAGGGCAGAGAGCGGCACAGAGCTATCAACTCCATACAGGAGGAGGTGCTACAGCTCAACCAGCTCCTACAGCCACGCCCCTCCACACATACAGACTCCGCCCTTGACCACACCCCCTACATCACCCGCGGGAACCAGCTCTGCTCGCAGGTCTCCGAGGTGGTGCCGGCATCTGCAGAT GGTCAGTTTCCCAGCGTGGAGGATTTGACCGTGGCGGAGCGAGTGCTACAGGAAATGAGGTCACTGGTCAGAAACCTTCAAGATGAGGTGGCACAGGCTGCCGAGAGGAAGAGGAAggagcaggaggaagaggaggagaagaagaaaagaCACGATGAGCCGAAAGCCCAACAAGCGGAGCAGAAGAAAAACGCAGCACAGTCCGCCAAAGAGAAGACAAGGAAACAGGGTGAGGGAGCAG GTCTGCAGACAGGGGCAGATGACAACACTTTAAAATGGTACAATGCACTGCAGGATTCGGCCAGTCGGTGCACTCAGGCGTTTGATGAGCTCAGCAGAGCTAAAGACACGCAG ACCAAGAAATTAAAAATGGAGCTCCAAAAGGCTGCGACCACACCTGTGAGCCAGATCCCAAACATCTCAG GTGCTCCGCTGAAGGAGGCCTTTGAGAAAATAGACAAGCTGTTGTCCGGTCGTCCAGTGACGTCCGCTGGAAAGACAGTGTCGACGTCCCAGCATCATCAGGGGCTGGAGTTTGTCAGTTATAAACTAGCGGAAAAGTTTGTG AAACAAGGAGAAGAGGAAGTGGCGTCCAATCATTCGGCAGCGTTTCCCATCGCCGCTGTGGCATCAGGCATCTGGGAACTGCATCCTGCAATCGGAGAACTTGTACTCGCTCACCTCCACAGGAAGTGCCCATACGCTGTGCCACACTATCCACCGATGGAGCGAGGCACGTCTGTGGAGGATTACCAGAA GATTCTGGGATACCGTGTGGAGGACTCTAAAGTGGAAGGCCAGGACAGTTTTCTGAAGAGGATGTCGGGAATGATTCATCTCTACGCAGCAATAATTCAGATGAAATGGCCTTATACCAGCAAACAAGGG CTTCATCCTCACGGCTTGAATCACGGCTGGCGTTGGCTCGCACAAATCCTCAACATGGAGCCACTCGCTGACATCACGGCTACTATTCTCTTCGACTTCCTAGAG GTCTGTGGAAACGCTTTGATGAGACAATATCGAGGGCAGTTCTGGAAACTGATATTGCTTATTATTGAAGAATACTTTCCGAG GATCGAAGCGGTCACCAGCACCGGTCAGATGGGCTCCGTAACCAGACTCAAACAGTTTCTAGAG ACGTCTTTAAGAACCAAGCAGATTCCCGCTCCCAGGAGCGAGCTTGGCTCCGCCTTCTTCAAGTCCTGA